The sequence below is a genomic window from Colletotrichum destructivum chromosome 4, complete sequence.
agggagaTAGATAGTCGCCGGCCTTGGGAGAGAACTAGCCGCATGGGAAAAGAGGCTTGTCCTGTCTGATCTTGATCGGCTCGGATGCTCGTTACCGAAAACCACCACTACTACTCACCCCTCGACCCGATCGAGTCCATCAGCTCAGACGTGCCCAGGAACACCCGGCTCTTGGCCAGGCGCGGCATAGACCCGTCCATTAGGTCTCCAGCAACCCTTCCTGACTTGCTGTGGAGTAGCCTCACCACTAGGTGACGGTTGTCGCGTCCGCTAAGGGTAAAGGGAGGTGGGAAACCATTTTCTCAGCTAGACCCTTCGTGACAGCCACCCTCCGAGGCCAGTGAGGATACTTGGCAAAAGGCTGCGCCCAGCGTCTCCGAGAGTCCCGTACCGCCACCCTCTCTGTCTCACTTTGACAGACACCCTGAATGATATGTCCTGGATAGACCCCCCATCTTCCTTGAGGAATCACGCCCTCCCCTTGATTCCCTTTAACTTGGTCAACGGCCTCCCCATTCCCCGACTTGCCACGCGAGTCCAAAGATATATATCAACAAGCCGGCCGAACTTCGCGAACCGAGAGTGTGTATGAGAGGAAGAAAGTGAAGcgtgagagaaagagagagagaaggaaagaaaaagagagacatTCGAGAACGACACTATCCTGGGTGGCCCATCCCAGTCAGTCGCCGCCAACATGTCCGCAACAATGGAAGCACTGTTCGACAGGTATCATGGGCATGTGGTCCCAAGAGCCTTCAATGGCGGCTTCATCACGCTCAGCTTCGCCGTCAGTCTGATCGGCGCAGCATCCACTCTCGAGTTGCTGAACAGGCGAACTTCGCCCAAAGGCAAATTCAACCAGTACGCGGTGATCCCTCGGCAGCCACTCTGCGGCGCTATTTGGCTAACGCTCGTTGGGACAGTCTCCTCCTAGTCAGTTCCGCCGTCACGATGGGCGGCATCGCCATTTGGTGCATGGTGAGTCGGGTTTCCCTGCAGAACCGCTTGTGGTATTCGCTGACACGTCCggtctttctctctcagcATTTCATCGGTAATCGAGCCATCGACTTGGGCAATGGAGAACCCGAGCTGCAGATTGCGTATTCGAGCGGCTTCACGGCCTTatccttcttcgtccccaTCGCCgtgctcctcgccgccttcgtcgccgtcggtaTCAACAACACCGTGTCCTGGTGGCGGGTTTGTATTGGAGGCGTCCTGGCCGGTGCCGCTATCTGCGGGATGCATTATCTCGGCAACAACTCCATCGACAACTACATCTGCATCTACAACCCGatcaacgtcgtcggcgcggccctcatcgccgttgccgccagcatcgtcgccctcgccctcttcttcgtcttccggGCGGCGTGGACCACGTCCTGGTGGAAGCGCGCCGCGTGCTCCGTCGTCTTGGCCGGTGCGGTCTCGGGTATGCATTGGTGCGCTGCCACCGGCACAGAGTACGAGCTTGTACGTCTCAACACCGGGAGCAACGAGCTGTCCCGTAACACCACCGTCATTGTCGTTATTTGCCTGGTAGGTTTGGCGAACGCTGCCTTTTCCGAGGCGATCATATCATAGCGGCTAACATGTCGACAGTCGATTGGCGCTTGTTTCGTCATGGGCGGAACGGCCATTTATACCGCCCGCATCATGAGACGCTACGCCAGCAAGGCCCAGCAGGTGGTtatcgcggcggcggtgttcGACAAGCACAACCGTATCCTTGTCAACCCGGACGGTCTGATCCCGACGGAGAAGATCACCGACACGTTCCTCGAGAAGAATGCCAGCGACACCTTTAGCATTGCCCATCCCCTCTTTCTGTGGATGTTCCAGGCGTCGCGGAACTGGTCGGGCATCTCAacgctcgtcggcggcatgtCGAACCACCTGGCCCACCTCCCGAGACGTGGTCGCGACCGTGATTCCCGCGCCGGCATTCAGCTCATCAATGAGCACGGCGAGCTCATCGAGAACTACGACGTCATCTTCCGCGAGCTCTtctgcgtcgccgccgccggcctagccgagaagatgaaggagcACCTGACATCTGTTGGATTGCTCTGGGACGAGATCCTGCCCACCGGTGCCAGCGGAGAACGGCCCGAGCACGGAACGAGCAGCCAACAAGACGGCCCCGCCGTGAGGCCCGACGGGACAACGAGAAAGGTTGAGGCATCCAGCACCACGGCCGATCTCGCGGAAAAGGGCATCGGCCGTCGGAAGCATCACGAGTTCGGCCGCGGGGCTCTCATGTTCTTGGTCCGACGAGTGCAGACGGACCGTGAGACCGAGAGGCTAGAGGCGGCCGGCTACCGTTTCGCAGAGCTCCGCCAGGTCAGCAACATCATCGTGTCCAGCATGCAGATCAAGTCGGCCGACTTCGAGTCCAAGCTGCACAACATGGCCGCATACGCCAACGAAAACAACCAGCTCGAGCCCGGGGTGCATATGGGATTCTTTGGCATCCGCGCCCGTGTTGGCAGCTACGGgttcgacgtcgccgtccgcAAGGGCGCCCGGCACCTGCTGCCCAGCGTGCAGATGCCCATTGACCGCATCGAGCAGTGGCATCTGGATTTCCTCCGACAGCTCGACCGACTAACGGCCCTAGGCATGAGCAGAAGGATTGCCTCCCTGAGCAACGTGGGCACAAGAGAGGCGCACTTCGCGGCTCAGTTGACGGACAGCCTCGACGCATTGCGGACCTGGATCGATGACCCCATTCTCAACGAAGCCATTCTCACCAGCACCGTTGTCACGCTGCCGGCGAACCATGCCCCTGGCGATGCGGCGCCGCCTCAGCCGACGAGCCTGATTGCTTTCCGCTTGGTTATCCCGATCCACGTCAACGTCACCAGTTCCAAGTGCGAGTTCATCCCGTTGAACTTCTTCAAGGTTCATCAGCTCGTCGGCCGCCACGCGTCGCGGAATCTTGCCTTTACGCAGTCGGTGCACCGCGAGCTGGCGCCGGTCCTCCAGTCCGTTCCTCCTCTCGAGAAGCCGACGCCGGCAAAACACAGTGATAAACAATCGCGCCTGTCATCACGTCTTCGTAGGTTTGGTAAACTGAGCCCGTCACACCCGGTTGACTCGGAAGGGAACCCGATCCCCACAGTCCTCGGACGCGCTTCGTCGGCGACAAACTCGAACGAATCAAGCTCAACTCTGAAGCTTTGGTCGGGACGTCGCGACAGCGACGCCCTCTCGCCGGGGACTTCGAGCTTTGAAGCAGCTCCTCCGGCGTACGCTAACCACGAGGCGGGTAATCAGTCGACGCCCTTTGGTGGCATCATGGTGTCGGAGGAGATCCGAGTCGAGGTCTCCAACGCCGACGATGTTGCGCACCCGGTGGCTCATGAAGCGACGATATCGCATCGgcggacgccgacgatgatgaccaGACGAGCAAGCGACAGCACCGGAAACATGGTGGTCGGTGAGCAGGcggggacggcgacggaAGAGGGGCGTAGCAACGGCGGCagtggcggaggcggcggcggcggcatcgagatgCGGACGCTGCAGGTGGCCGAGGTGAGAACCAAGGTTCATACCGGCGGAGCGACCCAGACATCGAACGTGGAGGCGGAGAGAGTGAACGAGGCGCCGACGTTCGTGGACGAGCTGTTTGCAATTGCCATTGAGAACCGGTAAACGTGCCTTTGGGTCGGGTTGTTGGGCTTAGGCGTAATGTTGCTCAGGATTTGGGTTCATTTGTGACACGTTGGATGGCGGAAGCATGAATAGATACCCGAAGTTACACTGGATAGGCGATTGGTAGGCGGCAAATATTGAAACGTAATTTTTCGATGCTATGCTGGCACATGTATCTTTGGTGTCTGTCTTAGTCATGGATCGTGAGGAAAGCATGGGTACCGTACCTCAGTAAATTTCAAGTATCAGGAATAGCGATGGTTGACCGTGCATCAGGTCATTATGCATATAACAGTTCGCTTCTGAATCAAAAGATTTACAGGTAGACCTATATTACCATGGCTCTAAGTACTGGTTAGATGCATGGACCAGAGGCACTCAGGACCCTCTCAATCCGGGCCTACCAATGACGTCAAGCATTGCCGGATCGGGCATGTCGGGAAGTACAAGTAAGCATGGACATGGGACCAAACAGGGGGCCCTTGAATGTGTCCAGTAGAGATGGAGATATGGTTATTGATATGGATAGTGTCTCTTCGCTTGATCACGAACTCGCCGATAGTGACAGATGGAGTAGCTTGGGCAATCCAGTACGAGCGGTACGGTGTTGAGAAGTTGGAGTGGCTTAGGGCGCACTTTCGTTCCCATTTTGCTTCTGGACGAATGCGGTGCCTGTGGCAATAGGGATAGGAAAGCGTGCCCTCCAACTAGTGTGTGAGACTTGGAAACTGAATAAACAATCACACttctcatcgtcctcatTCGATCCACTACAACCCACATTGCTCTGTTACCCGGGCTGGCAAAAGGTTCGGGAGATTTTAGTCTCCCTCTTCAGGGTGTTCCTGCTAGCTCTTAGTAACAACAACCGGTGTCGGTCCGGGTCTCGGTCCGCGCGGTTGAGACAGCAAGCCGCACAGCCAAAAAAACAAATAAAACAAAATAAGATTGGTTCCGTTCGTAGTCGCTCTCGTTGTTCTGTGCTCTAGGCACGGCCGACGGTGCCACCCTATACTACGTCTACCGGCCTTGCGACATCCCCAGCGGCGGAACAAGCAGTAAGAGCACGAAGCTGATGAACACTGTTGCCATGCGCGGATCCAGAAAGACCGTCTAAAGTCTTGACCATGCCCTGTATCAGCGGTTGAAGGAGGACCTCAAGGAACGCAAGTATCTTGCTCCCCATCGACTGGTGGTGCAAGGCCTCTTACTACTGGTTGGAGACCAAGTGCTACGGCTTCCTTGCCGGCAATGAGGGCATCGAGAGCTCCCACTCCCTGATGCGGAGCAAGACTCTCGATGCGTCCCCCGTGCTAAAGCGgcccgacctcgccggcgcccacAACGACTTCCGCATAAGCTTGTCCATCAACGTGACAGCTGCTCTGCATGGCGCCAGCGTTGTGAACCACTCGAGGGTCACGAGCCTGCAAGGATGCTAACGTGAAGCTTTGCGGCGGGACATGGGGTCTGCCAGAGACCGCCAGACGCCTCCGCCGCATGAAATCCGCATCAGGGCCAAATTCTTTATCAACTGCACGGGGCCCTTCACCGACTCGCTCCGCAAGATGGATGACCCTAACTGCAAGACCATCGTCACCCCAGCCTCGGGAGTCTACGCCATCCTGCCCGGCCAacctgggcctcgtcgacccctTCACGTCCGACGGCcgcgtcatcttcttcctaCCGTGGCAGGGCAAAACCATCGCTGGCACCACCAACGAGCCTGCGTCCATCGCGCCGAATCCGCTGCCCGACGAAAAGTCGGTTGGATGGATCCTCAACGAGATCAACCTACCTCTCGCCGGACATCAAAGCCAGACGtggcgacgtcctcgccgcctgaTCCGGACTCTGCCCGCTACTCAAGGCAaccacctcgtcgacgtctccgCTTCGGGCCCCATGACCTGCGCGGACGGCCAATGGACGACTTGCCCAGAGCTACGGCGGCCGCGCCTGGTCCGTCGCCGTTCTCTGCCGATCCACAGACAAGCGCTTCACCGCGCGCGGCGAGCGCCCCTCCTTCGAGGCCCAGACCTTGCTCGAGGCTCTGCCCAAGGTCATGGACATCGTGACCAGGGAGCTGAAATGACGGGAACAGGCGACGGCAAGATCTCAAGTGGCGAGAAAATGAGGTGCCACGGCGATGCTGCAGTGAgccgtcctcttcttcttcttcttcttcttcttcatgcgTCCGTATGCTAAAGTCTGCTGGCTAgccgtcgccttcctcgagtccATGGGGGTGCCCAGGTCGATGCTTTGCATCACCCGCAAACaggtcgagcagcgcaaAGATTGACTttgccagccagccaggAGCGCAAGATGTGCTCGcgccacgacgacggaaCCGCTGACGAGCAGTAGCTCCCCGCGGAGACTGCGATGCTGCTTCGCATTGGCGGTAAGCCGGAAAGCTTGTTTCGTTTAGTGAGCCGTGTCGGCCGTAAGGTAAGCGAGAGGTGACCTGAGGGTAGCGAGGGAGGGCTCGAGATGCAGAGCAACAAGATTAGTCGAGGACAAAGAAGAGTTGTGCCACTAGTTGAATGTCTCGGACGGACAGGCTGGCCCCCTCGGCCCCCGCTGTGGTTAATCAATAATACATGGGGCCGGTTGGTTGCTCTGGACCTTATGTCACTTCGAAGAGGACGAAAATGAGATTCCAAAGATGTAGGTTGTGAGAATAGAGttcttttcccttcttttttcaAAACATCAGAATCCTACTTCGTGAAGTGATATAGCACATCTAAATAAAATGGTCATAAACCTCGTCTCAGCCATTCCAAATATGCCAGTGAGCTATCCCAGGAAGCTATCCCAGGAAGCCTTATTCTAATCCCCCAGAAACTCTGAATGAATAATGCTTTTTGTTCCCTGTGTCTTGCATGAAATAAAAGCAACCGCTCCCCGCCAAAGCTCCTCGCAATGCATCATGAGATTGTCCAGGCTTGGCCAAGCCTTGTAAATGCCACAATAACTCCTCATGCAAATGACCCAATCCCCATTGTCTATGATTTTCCCCGTTCTTTTCCAGAAGATGTAGTCGTGATATCTTGTCGCAAAAATAATGATAATAACCCAATATataaaagaaaaagaaaaaagggggtCTTGATGCCAGAATACAAAAGTTGAATGCCAAAAGGTAGAAAatgcaaaagaaaaaagtgGTATCATAGCTTCGTGCGAAAGCTGAAGAGTGGGATTTCGATTGGGAGCAGCAAGGCTGCTCCATTCGTGAGATATTCGTTTGAAATGTCTAGCTGGAGGTGCTGCTAGCTCGGCGTATGTCAACGCTGTCAAAGTCTTTGGGGGCATTCCCCATGCTGAAAACGCGATGCAGGAGACTGCGCTTCGTCATGCTAGTCCGTCGGTACTGGTAGTCATGGTCGTACGGGCATGACAGGGTCGGACTGCTGTGTTGGCTCTGCcgctcgagctcggcgtccCAGCCGTAGATGTCTTCGTCAGGCGCAGCATGGCAGTACGAACTGTTCTCGCTCTGGACAATGGggacggcctcctcctccgacgGAGGCTGCACGCTGATGCCAAGTAGGTTGGAAAAGTCGGTGAATTGGCAGTCGATCGGTGGCGACGTTGGCAGTGGCATCTCGCTTGACTTGACATCCgcggcagccgccgccggaacAGCCATGGCCTCGGCATCAGGCTTCTCGACGTCCGCCTCCGGTATGGCGGCAGGGATGGCAGGAGTGGCCATTGCGGGGGAGGGTACTACGACATTCTGAACTGGCGGCATCGACTCGAGCTTTGCATCGTCGGCGATCTCCGTCGTGATCTTGAGCGGAGCCGGGGTTCGTGATCGAACGCGGATCGGGCGTCGTACAAGCCAGGGCCGACTGTTGCGGTACGGATTCAGTTCCTTTGCGGTCATACCACCGTTACATCCACCGTCGATGTGTTGTGAACCAACGAGCGCAACCTTCTCAGAGTCCCTGCTCGCCTCTTCCGCCACTGTGAGAGGTAGTCGTTTGCCTGGATGGGGCTCCTCCCAAGGGTTGAAAAGGTGACGGACACGCGAGAAACCGTCCAACGGGAGGTGGGAAGACGATGTTGCTGGGGTGGTGGATGTAGTTGATGGCATGACCTCTGATTCCTATAATGGGTTGCTGTGGCTGGCTTCCGCCATGGTGACGTCTCCGTCCGTGGTGGGCGCCGAAGAAGGTGCGTTGTTGCGGCGGTTAGATCGCGACTTGCGATGTAGTCCCAGCTTTGCGCCAACCTTCTTCCAGCCGTTGTTGTGGGCCGTCAAGGCCCGTTGGAGGCCGCCGGGCGAGGTACTGAATGTCCAGTCCGACGTGGGCGGCGTGGTAGGAGGCGTCATGGGCTCTGTGCCGGGTGAGGCGGCACTGCCGCTGTCATCCGTCAGTCCTTCGCGCTCCACGCCCAACGCAGAGGCCGATCGACTGGTGGCTCCACTGCGACCAACAGTCAGCTGAGGAAGAAACTTGGGGGATCTCTTGGGTTCTTCTAACCTGGTCCCGGCGCCTTCTACCTGGAGGCGAGAGCGTCCTTGCCGCGCATCATGTCCGACCTCCTCCATGTGCACATCACCGTGACCAGGCATGACGGACTCAATAAAAGGCACGAGAACGGAGTCGTTCATGAGCTCATAAACGatcttgacggcctcgtccagttcggaaggagggggaggggtaggAGGGCACTGCTGGGCGGTGAGACGATCCCGTACACGGGAAGGCAGGTTGACTTCTCGGGGAGCGTAAGGGATGATGTATGCCTGCATCAGCTTCTCCCATAGCGAGCAAACGTGCTCTTTGCCGTCGCCAATCCACTCCTGATTAGTAATGATCTGCTCGTAGGCCGTGCGATACCGCTCGGCATCCATAGTAAACTCGAGCGTTTCCAAGCAGTGGTTCTGAGAAAGATAGGCCATGAAGGCTGCTAGCGTCCATGGTGGCGAAGAAGTGTTGGACAGGATTTCCGAGAGTGAGGGCGGCGTCAGGATGACAGCGCCCGGCATCAAGGCCCCGCTGGTGGGCCTGGACCTTGACATGATAGTGGTATGTTCCCAGTCCGCGACAGCTAGAGCCGGACTGGGCGGTGACAATTCCCTCtcgggcgatggcgatggacTCAGGTAGATGGGGGAATGCCTTCTTATCCTGGACCTTTTCATTTCCACGCCGAGTTGTCGAGTAGAAGACGAAAGGTACCAGATGCGCTATTCCGAGAAATAGCGACGAACAGAGGTGGAAGGGCAGTCTGGTGTGCCTAGAGTCGGCTCAATGGACCCATAAAAGGAAGGCGTTGAGTGGTGTGCTGAACTGTGTTCGCGAGAATGGTCTTCGATTTCCAGAGACGCGGGGAAAGCCAGGCAGGTATCGCGGCTTGGCAAGTTGACGTTTATGTCCACCAAAACTCTTGCTCGGCAGTCGGGTAGCTTCGATGATGATCCCACACGGTTTCCAGCTCACTAGATCCGAAGCAAAGTGTCGTTTGGGGCCGAAACTCGGTCGTTGGGTTCGACAGGCGGTTTTAAGTGTTAGATGCGTAAACTGTTGGTGTGTTACTGAGGTGTCGGGATCGAGAGACTCTACACAGCTATCGATTGAGAAAGCTGACGTGCCGGGGCGAATGGGGCTCACGCGAGGTAAATAGCCCAGAGCGTTACAGGTGGGAGCAATTCCTCCAGGTGGGCTTGGAAAGAGGCTTGCACTAAGACCAGACTGGGTACGCTAGAAGTGTCTTGGTGACGGGAATGGAATTGACTCGTTGCAATCGGCAGTGTGCGTGCAAAATGCTGCTTGCAGAATGTCGCAGAAGACAGTGAGTTCAAGGCAAGAATGCAGGCGAGCCACCAAAGGTAGACCAGTAGCAGGATGCCGGGGAGATCTATGCGGAATGCAACCAAGCCACACGTTCGACAGTCGCCCAATACAGTCGAGAGATCGATACGGTGAGGAGAGGGGTCACTCTTTTCGTTCGTGGCTTGCAGAGGTAGCGACGTGACGTCTTGCTGAGCTAGGCGATTTCGAATTCGGGATGCGGATGCTGATCGAAGGAAACGAACGATACGGAAGGCGGTGGTTGAACTCGTCGGGACTGTACAAAGAGCAGGCTGCTCGAGAATCCGGAGCTGGGCGGAATGGGAACCGAGCAAAGATGAAGCGGCGAACGAACGTCCGATGAAGGAAAGAGTTGTGTGACGGCGCGAAGAGCGAAAGCCGACGGCGAAGTGCTTTCGTAAAGGTGTtgaaggagggcggcggcgataTGTGCGATATGTTGTGTAGTCCGGCGACGGGTATCTCTGTCTTTGAGGGTATCACGCGAAGTTTGACCGTTGCGAATGGCGATGACGGAATGGTTGTTGTGTATCGTGAGAgagtggaagaagaaggaaaaaggaaaatGGTCTGGAAATGGCGAGGGCGGATCGGGAGTGTTTGAGAAGGAGAGCGTAGGTGAAGCAATGGCGGTAGGAACCATGGGGACGGCGGGTAGAGGAGAGGACATGAGATAGCTAAAAAAGCGTCTCCCCGTTCCCGTACTGGCTCGGTCAGGCAGAGGAGGCAGGTACctcttgggcggcggccgtaCCGCACCGCAGACGACGGGAGAAGGCAAGGAATGCTGGAGTAAGGTCAGATCAGGATGGTACGGGGCCAGTGAGAGGAAGTGCTCCGCACCGACTAGCGCGCCCTGGGTCTTGTGCCTCATGTACCTGTTCCTAGAACAAGTACGTACCTGCACCCTTCTATCTCTGCTTGACATCACTATCCAGCGAGGGACGCCGGGTATGAGTACTTTCCCCCTGCCACTTTAGTGTGTACAAACCCACCCACACCAACGCATCCACGCGCAAACACACTAGAAGGACCCTCGTTTGGTACCTAGTCTCCAGCTGGTGAGCAAGGGGGGCAAGAAGACCGAGAAGCCTTTTAGGGGGAAATCACATCAAATCAGATTCCTTCCTAGGTCTCCATGCCATCCATGGTCataccccccttccccaatTCACCAGTCCAGTACGCCAGGACATCCCCAGCCCGGTCCATCGCTCTTGCCTGTTTGGAGGGCGGCCAGGACGATGGACGGCACGCTGGAcggggcgacgagggcaagctGAGCAGGGGAGGCCTGATAACGGGGGGAGGCGAGGAACAGGTTCATGATGTGGAAGGTATCTGACGCGGCCTAGCGAGCAAGCCGCAGTACTTGATTATGAACTTCCGCTCAGGTATCACCAGCAGAAGCGCACTGGCCCACCACGGACGGAAATGCCTTCGGCCTACGGGCGTGCTTACAGGGGCTTGCCAGCCAAGCAGAGGAGACAGGATGGGGCAGGTGGTACATCATTGCCTGaaaggagaaggcggcggacggccCAATGTAGCCAAGCAAAGGGAATGTGCATTGTATCTCTTGTCGTCTCTCTCAGTCGCTCTCTTCTTTCCATCCCGCTGCGATATGAAAGTCGTCCATCTCAGCTTCGACCGCAGATGAGAAGACGGACAGAGTGACGCGAGAAGCTTTATGCAGGTCGTATGGACGAGGGCTTGCTAGGGGGTACGATACACAACCACCGCAGGCAGAAGCGGGCACCGGTAACCGGTGGAGGCATGCCGTGACTAACAAGTGACGCGTTGCTCTTGCGACGACGGAGTGGCACAGAGGCGGGGAGAATTATTAGTTGTGGTCTGTCAGAAAGTAGCAGCCTGAGAGGGACGGGACCGGACCGGGTACCCTTTTGGAGCCTGGAGTCCAGACAAGCCAGCGCCGTGTGGTCTTGCCTGTCCGATTATTCTGCGGAGTCGCATCATCGCAGGGGTTGCGGACGTGACCCCCCTATCCTGTAGTAGCAGGGTATGATAGGGAATGGGCAGGGACGGCGCCTTGAAGGCTGATCGCAAGTGAAATGGTCTCAGTAGTGAATATTGTGCAACGGACAGCCTTCTGGGAGGGTGAAATGGAAGACTGATAGAAGGCGGGATGGAAGggcgggaggaagagaagcagacgggggggggaaaaaggaaggaaaaaggGGTTGGGACTGCAAAGCCAAAGCAAACGGAAAGGGGTGGGGCTACAGTAGTGGAAAGGAGCAGGAGGTGTGTGTGGGGCTTGTGTCTTTGGTGCGCGCTAGAAGATTTCAAAGGCGGGTCCCATGGCCCAATGATAGCGTTGTATGAAGCGATCATGCCTGGTTGAGGGAAGTCTGCATGGAAAATGGCAGCAGCACTAAAATGGAAGGGAAATGGAACAATtcgaagaagggcaagacgCTTCGAAGAAGGGAGACGCAGGGAGTGGTAGGCAATGATGGGATCAACTGGAGCGGGGCACGGGTCTCGGAGGTCTAGGCGTGGTCTTTTCACTGAAAGTATTCTTCATCGTtgtttttctctctcgcccccTGCGTCCCCCAATCTTCCTTTGGCCACTATACCCCCCTTCACTGCAATTTTCTAGTGTGCCTTGACGGTACGGAACCGCCTTCAGCAGCAATTTCTgggtccttctcctccatcccCCCATTTGGAGCAGCGTTTGGTGGCAGCTCGATGGTCTagacgccgccatccccaGCGACAAGTGCCCGTTTTCAACGGAGACGATGCCCGCCATGGCCACTGGTCAACGCTATTGGATGCCACACTGGGACTTCGAAGCCGCTGAGCCCGATCCAATCCTAAATCCAGTCCAGTCCCACTGTCTGTCAATTCTTCTGCTGCCCGCCGCGACCACTCTTGCCATTCCCGCTATTCCAATGCCCTCCCTCGTCTAGGGATTGGAACCGTCGAGCGACTACGTGCTGTTGACATCTATCCAGCCAGCTGGGGACATCCCCTTCGCGATGGATCTGTCTGTACTTCGTACTCTGTACACTACACGGCTGTTCAACCGTTTGTTCAGTCCACCGCATGACGGATGGCCCCCACAATGTCACGATATCTCGCATATGGGACGGACATTTCATCCCCATCGCCAAGGACAGTGCCATGGTCCACAGCCTCGTTCCGTCGCCCGCACGTCAAAGTGAGGAGAAGCCGTCATCGTGATCCCGGTGCGTGCCGACTATCCTTCTCGTCTGCTTGGCCCCATGGCCGTTTCCCCCGTTTCATCCCTCTTGGCGCCCAATCACTTTGCGCGCTTGTcggccatccatccacagAATCTGTCTGCTCTTCCTTTAGTTCTCCATCTCATCCGCTGGCCGCTCCATCCTCTTTCGATGCCGTCGAGCGCCGGCCTGTCGCTTTTGACCTTAACAACGCATGCCAATGGCGTAATTTGATGTCACGGATTTTACAATCATCGCCGCATGCCTCTTTGGCTCGGACTATGAGCTTGGGAGCATTCCCTCGGCCCCATGCCCTGATGATGATTTGACACATTCCTTCAGTGGCAGTCTCCGAAATCCGAAGTCTCACACTGCACCATCACCTGGCTTCGACTTGTTCCAAGGGATGCCATCCGTGCGCTCGCCCTTTTGCCCCCTCtacactcacacacacacacacactctctctctctctctctgtctctctttctatCTCTATCTCAACTCTGCAATTACAATCTTGTCTCGTTCGCTTGTGTCCGTCCCGCTCGGTCCATACTCTCGCTCATATCCCTCATTCActcggccgtctcctcgtcTCATCGTCCGTTTCGCTCTCGGTCAGCTTCACTGCCGCCATAGCCCATGGATCAACCCAGTCACAGTCTGCCTTCAGCCGGCTCCGTAAAAAGTGGCAGATCCCAGGGCCTCCCTGCTCGCCTAGCTTCCAGTAGTGGCTGACAGAGCACTTACGGAGCAacgggggagagaggagagagcgAGTATGGAAGAACCCTCTcactgccgctgccgccgccgtcacaACACACCTACGGCGGTTCACTGAAATGAGCTTCTGAATAGGTACCTGCAGACCACAGTAACAATGAGCCCTGagccacggcggcggaccCTCCTATCCCTCACCCGTAACGTCGCACGTCGTTGTATCATATCACCGGCGGCCGCTGTTGGCGTTGCTCCCGGCCCGCCCGCTTCTCATTCCCGGGGATTGCCATCGTGACTGACTTGTTGACCTGTTCACATGGTGACTGGATGGCTGAGTCGATGACTCGGTGTGTGGAATCATTTTCGGCATGCTTAACGGTGTGGACCAAGATGACCAGCCAAAGTCGGGCATTCCTGGCGTTTGCTCCTCGGTCT
It includes:
- a CDS encoding Putative MHYT domain-containing protein — encoded protein: MEALFDRYHGHVVPRAFNGGFITLSFAVSLIGAASTLELLNRRTSPKGKFNHLLLVSSAVTMGGIAIWCMHFIGNRAIDLGNGEPELQIAYSSGFTALSFFVPIAVLLAAFVAVGINNTVSWWRVCIGGVLAGAAICGMHYLGNNSIDNYICIYNPINVVGAALIAVAASIVALALFFVFRAAWTTSWWKRAACSVVLAGAVSGMHWCAATGTEYELVRLNTGSNELSRNTTVIVVICLSIGACFVMGGTAIYTARIMRRYASKAQQVVIAAAVFDKHNRILVNPDGLIPTEKITDTFLEKNASDTFSIAHPLFLWMFQASRNWSGISTLVGGMSNHLAHLPRRGRDRDSRAGIQLINEHGELIENYDVIFRELFCVAAAGLAEKMKEHLTSVGLLWDEILPTGASGERPEHGTSSQQDGPAVRPDGTTRKVEASSTTADLAEKGIGRRKHHEFGRGALMFLVRRVQTDRETERLEAAGYRFAELRQVSNIIVSSMQIKSADFESKLHNMAAYANENNQLEPGVHMGFFGIRARVGSYGFDVAVRKGARHLLPSVQMPIDRIEQWHLDFLRQLDRLTALGMSRRIASLSNVGTREAHFAAQLTDSLDALRTWIDDPILNEAILTSTVVTLPANHAPGDAAPPQPTSLIAFRLVIPIHVNVTSSKCEFIPLNFFKVHQLVGRHASRNLAFTQSVHRELAPVLQSVPPLEKPTPAKHSDKQSRLSSRLRRFGKLSPSHPVDSEGNPIPTVLGRASSATNSNESSSTLKLWSGRRDSDALSPGTSSFEAAPPAYANHEAGNQSTPFGGIMVSEEIRVEVSNADDVAHPVAHEATISHRRTPTMMTRRASDSTGNMVVGEQAGTATEEGRSNGGSGGGGGGGIEMRTLQVAEVRTKVHTGGATQTSNVEAERVNEAPTFVDELFAIAIENR
- a CDS encoding Putative FAD-dependent glycerol-3-phosphate dehydrogenase produces the protein MKSASGPNSLSTARGPSPTRSARWMTLTARPSSPQPRESTPSCPANLGLVDPFTSDGRVIFFLPWQGKTIAGTTNEPASIAPNPLPDEKSVGWILNEINLPLAGHQSQTWRRPRRLIRTLPATQGNHLVDVSASGPMTCADGQWTTCPELRRPRLVRRRSLPIHRQALHRARRAPLLRGPDLARGSAQGHGHRDQGAEMTGTGDGKISSGEKMRCHGDAAPSPSSSPWGCPGRCFASPANRSSSAKIDFASQPGAQDVLAPRRRNR
- a CDS encoding Putative RGS domain-containing protein, giving the protein MKRSRIRRHSPIYLSPSPSPERELSPPSPALAVADWEHTTIMSRSRPTSGALMPGAVILTPPSLSEILSNTSSPPWTLAAFMAYLSQNHCLETLEFTMDAERYRTAYEQIITNQEWIGDGKEHVCSLWEKLMQAYIIPYAPREVNLPSRVRDRLTAQQCPPTPPPPSELDEAVKIVYELMNDSVLVPFIESVMPGHGDVHMEEVGHDARQGRSRLQVEGAGTSGATSRSASALGVEREGLTDDSGSAASPGTEPMTPPTTPPTSDWTFSTSPGGLQRALTAHNNGWKKVGAKLGLHRKSRSNRRNNAPSSAPTTDGDVTMAEASHSNPL